One region of Nitrospinaceae bacterium genomic DNA includes:
- a CDS encoding two-component system response regulator has translation MLKNKIEDGKILIIDDEPGNVRIFMRVLKGAGFNNVISITDPLMAVETYQSFRPDLILLDLKMPKLDGFGVMAALKEVETKSYLPILVLTAQRDDSARLLALESGAKDFISKPFEMTEALTRVRNMLEVRLLHNEVRDNNVELEYRVKKRTQELEESRMDIIHRLVRASEFRGNATNMHGIRVSHFCSILAEELGMPHEQTNLLHLASPLHDIGHVGIPDEILSKKGELSANEWKIVKLSPIVGAEILSGSDSKLLQLAESICKSHEERWDGSGYPCGLKGEEIPIEGRVVAVCDKFDQMINPGFLNSTSYSIEEAIQKVEQKSGIEFDPEVVAAFKRALPDIKEAAEQFSEQDPATVLDHFRPAPN, from the coding sequence ATGTTGAAAAATAAAATTGAAGACGGAAAAATTCTCATAATCGATGACGAACCCGGAAACGTTCGTATTTTTATGCGTGTGCTGAAAGGGGCGGGCTTTAACAATGTCATCAGTATCACCGATCCTCTGATGGCTGTGGAAACCTATCAATCGTTCCGCCCGGACCTGATACTTTTGGATTTGAAAATGCCTAAGCTGGATGGTTTTGGAGTCATGGCGGCACTGAAAGAGGTGGAGACCAAATCTTATTTGCCCATTCTGGTTCTCACCGCTCAGCGGGATGATTCCGCCCGTCTTTTGGCACTGGAATCCGGAGCCAAGGATTTTATTTCAAAACCTTTTGAAATGACGGAGGCGCTCACACGGGTTAGGAATATGCTGGAAGTGCGACTGCTTCACAATGAGGTCAGGGACAACAACGTTGAGCTGGAATACCGGGTCAAAAAACGTACTCAGGAACTTGAAGAGTCCCGAATGGATATCATTCACCGTCTTGTCCGGGCTTCCGAGTTCCGGGGCAATGCCACGAACATGCACGGCATCCGCGTCAGTCATTTTTGCTCCATTCTGGCGGAAGAATTGGGCATGCCTCACGAGCAAACGAATCTCTTGCATCTTGCCAGCCCTTTACACGACATCGGACACGTTGGGATTCCTGATGAAATTCTGAGCAAAAAGGGGGAATTAAGCGCAAATGAATGGAAAATCGTGAAACTTTCGCCTATCGTCGGCGCGGAAATTTTGTCGGGCAGTGATTCCAAACTTTTGCAATTAGCGGAATCGATTTGCAAATCCCACGAAGAAAGATGGGATGGCTCCGGTTATCCTTGCGGCTTGAAAGGCGAAGAGATCCCTATTGAAGGAAGGGTCGTTGCCGTATGCGATAAATTTGATCAAATGATCAACCCCGGCTTTCTTAATTCAACGTCCTATTCCATTGAAGAAGCTATTCAAAAAGTGGAACAAAAAAGTGGAATCGAATTCGACCCTGAAGTGGTTGCGGCTTTTAAGCGAGCTTTACCAGACATTAAAGAAGCGGCGGAACAATTCTCCGAACAGGACCCCGCAACCGTCCTCGATCACTTCCGCCCTGCGCCCAATTGA
- a CDS encoding two-component system response regulator — translation MFKNRILDGKILLIDDEPGNVRIFVRILKEAGFKNVTGITDSLLAVTTYQNFRPDLILLDLKMPKLDGFGVMSALKKVETETYLPILVLTAQRDDATRLRALESGAKDFISKPFETTEALTRVRNMLEVRMLHNEVREHNAQLESRVRERTRELEESRRDILHRLVRAAEYRNDSTSLHGVRVSHFCLIVAEQMGMSNEQSNLMHLASPLHDIGKIGIPDEILHKQNELNRAERKMMNLSPIIGAEILSGSDSRLLQLAESLCRTHGEKWDGSGYPSGLKGKEIPIEGRILAVCDKFDEMIHPVKQDAPPATIEEAMEKIKQDSGTHFDPEVVEAFQLVLPDIKEATVGYRSGNLEIESVLGD, via the coding sequence ATGTTTAAAAATAGAATTCTGGACGGAAAAATTCTCCTGATCGATGATGAGCCTGGAAACGTACGCATTTTTGTGCGCATCCTTAAGGAAGCCGGTTTTAAAAATGTCACCGGCATTACCGATTCGCTCCTGGCGGTAACCACTTATCAAAACTTCCGCCCGGACCTGATTCTTCTGGATTTAAAAATGCCGAAGCTGGACGGGTTCGGCGTCATGAGCGCGCTAAAGAAGGTAGAAACAGAAACTTATCTACCCATTTTGGTTCTCACCGCCCAAAGAGATGATGCAACCCGGCTTCGTGCCCTCGAATCCGGGGCAAAGGATTTTATTTCCAAGCCTTTTGAGACGACGGAAGCACTCACCCGAGTGCGAAACATGCTGGAGGTGCGAATGCTCCACAATGAAGTGCGAGAGCATAATGCTCAACTGGAATCCAGAGTTCGGGAACGCACCCGGGAACTCGAAGAATCCCGACGGGATATTCTTCACAGGCTTGTCAGGGCCGCTGAATACCGGAATGACTCCACCAGCCTGCACGGTGTCCGCGTCAGCCACTTTTGCTTAATAGTGGCCGAACAGATGGGCATGTCCAATGAACAAAGCAATTTGATGCATCTGGCCAGCCCTTTGCACGATATTGGTAAAATCGGGATTCCGGATGAGATCCTTCATAAACAAAATGAGTTAAATAGAGCGGAACGGAAAATGATGAACCTGTCCCCCATCATCGGCGCCGAGATTTTATCGGGCAGTGATTCTCGTCTTTTGCAATTGGCGGAATCTCTTTGCCGAACCCACGGGGAAAAATGGGATGGATCGGGCTATCCCAGTGGATTGAAGGGCAAGGAAATTCCCATTGAAGGAAGGATTCTGGCCGTCTGTGATAAATTCGACGAGATGATCCATCCTGTTAAACAGGATGCCCCCCCTGCAACCATCGAGGAAGCCATGGAAAAAATAAAACAGGACAGCGGAACCCATTTTGATCCGGAAGTGGTGGAGGCGTTCCAACTGGTTTTACCTGATATTAAAGAGGCGACGGTTGGATACCGTTCCGGGAACCTCGAAATAGAATCCGTTCTGGGCGATTGA
- a CDS encoding oxidoreductase has protein sequence MEYRRFGQTNEMLSVITLGGMRFTHGWIPPRDHLPAESVKNCLETTRQALQLGINHIETAHGYVKSEHLYGVALKELAVPRDQVKMMTKGAPMTADETKELVESQLKALQMDYVDFYGWHGINNQERLQAAVKTGGPVETLHRLKEQGLVRHIGFSTHAPLDIILEALNTDLFSFVNLHFYYFFQRHLPAVKLAGEKDIGVFIISPNEKGGLLWKPSEKVRQAIQPMTAIQFSGRFCLSHPEVTTLSMGMHQPEHFSQNLAILNDETYFSSADETKKTEMDSFLSSTADRCTLCDQCLPCPEDIHIPEILRFRNLLRAYDMVDYGKFRYNMLEGKGHWFPGNFAFKCTECGDCLPRCPENLNIPKLLMETHAELFDRKGYLKNKVINFAKSAFQFFKKFFPG, from the coding sequence ATGGAATACCGCCGCTTCGGACAAACCAATGAAATGCTTTCCGTAATCACTCTCGGAGGCATGCGCTTCACGCATGGCTGGATTCCGCCGCGCGATCATCTGCCCGCGGAATCCGTAAAAAACTGCCTGGAAACCACACGCCAGGCCTTGCAGTTGGGAATCAATCACATCGAAACCGCGCATGGCTATGTCAAGAGCGAGCATCTCTACGGTGTGGCGCTTAAAGAGCTGGCCGTTCCCCGCGATCAGGTCAAAATGATGACCAAGGGCGCGCCCATGACCGCCGATGAAACCAAGGAACTGGTTGAGAGTCAGTTAAAAGCCCTGCAAATGGACTATGTGGATTTCTACGGGTGGCACGGCATCAACAATCAGGAGCGGTTGCAGGCGGCGGTAAAAACCGGAGGGCCGGTGGAAACCCTGCACCGTTTAAAGGAGCAGGGGCTGGTTCGCCATATCGGATTTTCCACGCATGCGCCGCTGGATATCATTCTGGAGGCGCTGAATACGGATTTGTTCAGCTTCGTCAATTTACACTTTTACTATTTTTTCCAGCGCCATTTGCCGGCGGTGAAGCTGGCGGGGGAAAAGGATATCGGTGTGTTCATCATTTCGCCTAATGAAAAGGGAGGACTGCTGTGGAAGCCTTCGGAAAAAGTCAGGCAGGCAATCCAACCGATGACGGCCATTCAATTCAGTGGCCGGTTCTGCTTGAGCCATCCTGAAGTGACGACTCTGAGTATGGGCATGCACCAACCCGAACATTTTTCCCAGAACCTGGCGATATTGAATGACGAAACCTATTTTTCTTCGGCAGATGAAACAAAAAAAACCGAAATGGACTCTTTCCTGAGCTCCACTGCCGATCGTTGCACGCTTTGCGACCAATGCCTGCCCTGTCCTGAGGACATCCATATTCCGGAAATTCTCCGCTTTAGGAACCTTCTGAGAGCCTATGACATGGTGGACTACGGAAAATTCCGCTACAACATGCTGGAGGGAAAAGGCCATTGGTTTCCCGGTAATTTTGCTTTCAAATGCACGGAATGCGGCGACTGCCTGCCGCGTTGCCCGGAAAACCTGAACATTCCAAAACTATTAATGGAAACACACGCAGAGCTGTTTGACCGAAAAGGCTATTTAAAAAATAAAGTTATAAATTTTGCGAAATCAGCCTTCCAGTTTTTTAAAAAATTTTTTCCAGGATAA
- the mpl gene encoding UDP-N-acetylmuramate:L-alanyl-gamma-D-glutamyl-me so-diaminopimelate ligase, with translation MASLAGLLKESGFDVTGSDANIYPPMSTLLADLKIPVKPGFKRENITKDIDLVIVGNAISKTNEEAQAVLDLGIPYTSFPDALARFYLEGRKSLVVTGTHGKTTTTALLSWVLHACGKKPGFMVGGWLKNFDRNYRVPEGDYFVTEGDEYDTAFFDKGPKFLHYRPLAAILTGIEFDHADIYDDLDHFKSSFRKFVEIIDPQGFLLVRFADENVTDVLKNATCPVETYGLTEGADWLGADYCFEDGNGCFTLRHKGKDVGQIRLPMVGRHNVENTVAVSALAIKLGIPAEEVCRSFAGFKGIKRRQEVVGEKNGVVVIDDFAHHPTAIGLTIEGVQEAYPGARVWAVFEPRSATSRRNVFQETFPSSFAQADEVIIAQPYATEKIPPQERLDPKRLVDDIDRMGTKAHYIPEVADIVEFIAEKNRSQDVVLIMSSGGFSGIHQKLLDRL, from the coding sequence ATGGCCTCGCTTGCCGGGCTCCTTAAAGAGTCGGGCTTTGATGTGACAGGCTCCGATGCCAATATTTATCCGCCCATGAGCACGCTCCTGGCCGATCTTAAGATTCCCGTCAAACCCGGTTTCAAACGCGAAAATATCACCAAAGACATCGACCTGGTCATCGTCGGCAACGCGATTTCCAAAACCAATGAAGAGGCGCAAGCCGTTCTTGATCTTGGTATTCCCTACACGTCGTTTCCCGATGCGCTGGCCCGTTTTTATCTTGAAGGCCGCAAGTCGCTGGTGGTGACGGGCACGCATGGCAAAACCACGACCACCGCTCTTTTGAGCTGGGTGCTTCATGCCTGCGGAAAAAAACCGGGATTCATGGTCGGCGGCTGGCTGAAAAATTTCGACCGCAACTACCGGGTCCCGGAAGGTGACTATTTTGTCACTGAAGGAGATGAATACGACACCGCGTTTTTTGATAAGGGGCCGAAGTTTTTGCATTACCGCCCTCTGGCCGCCATCCTCACAGGAATCGAGTTTGACCATGCGGATATTTACGACGATCTCGATCATTTCAAGTCCTCGTTCCGAAAATTTGTAGAAATAATCGACCCTCAGGGCTTTTTGCTGGTAAGATTTGCAGATGAAAATGTGACGGATGTTTTAAAAAACGCCACCTGTCCGGTGGAAACCTACGGGTTGACCGAAGGGGCGGACTGGTTGGGAGCCGATTATTGTTTTGAAGATGGAAACGGCTGTTTCACCCTTCGCCACAAAGGCAAGGATGTCGGGCAAATTCGTCTCCCCATGGTGGGACGGCACAATGTGGAAAACACCGTGGCGGTTTCCGCGTTGGCGATCAAGCTTGGCATTCCCGCTGAGGAGGTTTGCCGGTCGTTTGCCGGTTTCAAAGGGATCAAGCGCCGGCAGGAAGTGGTCGGGGAAAAAAACGGCGTGGTGGTGATCGACGATTTCGCGCATCATCCCACTGCGATCGGATTGACCATCGAAGGGGTGCAAGAGGCGTATCCCGGTGCGCGGGTTTGGGCGGTGTTTGAACCCCGTTCGGCCACCTCGCGCCGCAATGTGTTTCAGGAAACTTTTCCATCCAGTTTCGCCCAGGCGGACGAAGTCATTATCGCCCAGCCGTATGCGACTGAGAAAATTCCGCCGCAAGAACGGTTGGACCCAAAACGGCTTGTGGACGATATCGATCGAATGGGAACGAAGGCGCACTATATTCCGGAGGTTGCAGATATCGTCGAATTCATAGCGGAAAAGAACCGCTCGCAGGATGTTGTGCTCATCATGTCTTCCGGCGGGTTTTCCGGGATTCATCAGAAATTGTTGGACCGTTTATAA
- a CDS encoding thioredoxin family protein, with protein MALMHSTMVPLREPAHEFSLPGVDGRQYTLDSFKNKRILVVIFMCNHCPYVKAVLSRLIDLQNQMAAEGVQLVGINSNDATRYPDDSLENMKKISEEKKIPFPYLFDETQEIAKAYDAVCTPDIYVYGEDRTLLYRGRIDDNWEVPEKVTRTDLKEAVEAALAGEKITEEQIPSMGCSIKWKQN; from the coding sequence ATGGCTTTGATGCATTCCACGATGGTACCGCTGAGAGAGCCGGCTCACGAGTTTTCTCTTCCGGGTGTGGATGGCAGGCAATACACCCTCGATAGTTTTAAAAATAAGCGCATTTTGGTCGTTATTTTCATGTGCAACCACTGCCCTTACGTGAAAGCCGTTCTTTCCCGATTGATCGACTTGCAAAACCAGATGGCGGCTGAGGGGGTGCAACTGGTGGGCATCAACTCCAACGACGCTACCCGGTACCCGGATGACTCCCTGGAGAATATGAAAAAGATTTCAGAGGAAAAGAAAATCCCTTTTCCTTACCTGTTCGATGAAACGCAGGAAATCGCCAAAGCCTACGATGCCGTCTGCACCCCAGATATTTATGTTTATGGCGAGGACCGGACTTTGTTGTACCGCGGGCGGATCGACGACAATTGGGAAGTTCCGGAGAAGGTGACCCGAACGGATCTTAAAGAAGCGGTCGAAGCGGCCCTTGCCGGAGAGAAAATAACAGAAGAGCAGATCCCGTCTATGGGTTGTTCTATCAAATGGAAACAGAATTGA
- a CDS encoding UPF0182 protein: MDKIKKWLFILTGAVVVGSLFADKILVFYIDWLWFESLGFQSVLWTTVGSQMGLGLLVGGLFFAVTCLFLRHTFKKTSHLPVLLSDQVKRDLPFLDLMATNLKPLIILGPLVIASMTGLVMSQKWDILLMFFNGVSFGGSDPVFGKDFSFYLFVLPFWVLFKSVLWEALVVIAIGVGLIYFFKRFIYLGPSGVVVLPEARRTLLLLAGFFFLLLAVDFYFQRYGLLTKGNGVVTGIGFSDDYGRLPLLTAMSVVAVLGAVLSFLSIIKGGFKKVVMTAGGLTILFFAGNIYPTILQKFIVTPNELIKEAPYIEHTIAGSLAGYGLDQTETHALKGSTSLTAELIEANAATIENIRLWDQEPLLDTLGQIQEIRTYYQFNSVDNDRYMINGNYRQTLLSPRELLSSSLPNRTWINEHLTFTHGYGVSLSPVNHVTPEGLPVLFIKDIPPRSEVDLEITRPEIYFGELSNDHVFVNTGTKEFDYPEGEKNVYKNYEGKGGFAIGSFIRKALLAARFKTMKILFSEDIENESRVLMYRNITERVQKVAPFLKLDKDPYLVISNGGLFWIYDAYTVSDRFPYSQMIAIPQKANYIRNSVKIVIDAYEGSMNFYISDPKDPVILTYQRIFPNLFQDLKEMNEDLKSHIRYPSDLFAIQTALYATYHMKTPQVFYNKEDQWEIPKIDGKFMLPYYTIMKLPSKEKEEYILMLPFTPQGKSNLSAWMVARSDGEDYGKLVVYTFPKQKLVYGPSQIVARINQEAEISRQVSLWDQRGSSVIQGTLLVIPVEEALLYVRPLYLKADAGKIPELKRVIVGYEDNIAMEPTLDQALQKIFGGLMGKEPREGMVDERRDLPEGQRSSDGENVVLRQSDYMKIKSIFDRVMQSQQDLDKTLADYKKDLRSLGEVLGEAEAKESEKTVSPEQVGTSSK, from the coding sequence ATGGATAAAATAAAAAAATGGTTGTTTATTTTAACGGGTGCCGTCGTCGTGGGTTCTTTATTCGCCGATAAAATCCTGGTTTTTTATATCGACTGGCTTTGGTTCGAAAGCCTCGGATTCCAATCGGTTCTGTGGACCACCGTCGGCTCTCAAATGGGTTTGGGACTATTAGTCGGAGGTTTATTTTTCGCGGTCACTTGTCTTTTTCTTCGCCATACTTTCAAAAAGACCTCGCATCTTCCGGTATTGCTTTCCGATCAGGTGAAAAGAGACCTTCCATTTTTGGATCTGATGGCCACCAATTTAAAACCGCTGATCATTTTAGGCCCTCTGGTGATCGCCTCCATGACAGGTCTTGTGATGTCTCAAAAGTGGGACATTCTCTTGATGTTTTTCAATGGGGTTTCCTTTGGCGGTTCCGACCCGGTTTTTGGCAAGGACTTTTCCTTTTATTTATTCGTCCTGCCATTTTGGGTGCTTTTTAAATCGGTTTTATGGGAAGCCCTGGTGGTGATCGCCATCGGTGTCGGCCTGATTTATTTTTTCAAACGATTTATCTACCTTGGCCCTTCAGGCGTGGTTGTTCTCCCCGAGGCCCGGCGGACCCTGTTGCTCCTTGCAGGCTTTTTCTTTTTGCTGTTAGCAGTCGATTTCTATTTTCAACGTTATGGTTTGCTGACCAAAGGCAATGGCGTTGTGACCGGTATTGGTTTTTCCGACGACTATGGACGTCTTCCTTTGCTCACTGCGATGTCCGTGGTTGCGGTTTTGGGAGCGGTGTTGAGTTTCCTCAGTATTATCAAAGGAGGGTTTAAAAAGGTCGTTATGACGGCTGGCGGTCTGACGATTCTTTTTTTTGCCGGCAACATTTACCCCACCATTTTACAGAAATTCATCGTGACCCCAAACGAACTGATAAAGGAGGCGCCCTACATCGAACACACTATCGCCGGTTCGCTTGCAGGTTACGGCCTGGACCAAACCGAAACCCATGCGCTGAAGGGGTCCACGTCCCTCACCGCCGAACTTATTGAGGCCAACGCCGCAACCATAGAAAATATCCGGCTTTGGGACCAGGAACCGTTGCTGGACACTTTGGGCCAGATTCAGGAAATCAGGACGTATTATCAGTTCAACTCAGTGGACAATGACCGTTATATGATCAACGGCAACTATCGGCAGACCCTGTTGTCGCCCAGAGAACTTTTATCGAGCAGTCTTCCCAACCGCACCTGGATCAATGAGCACCTGACTTTCACCCACGGCTATGGAGTGTCTCTTAGCCCGGTGAATCATGTGACTCCCGAAGGCTTGCCGGTTTTATTTATTAAGGACATCCCTCCCCGGTCAGAGGTGGATTTAGAAATCACCCGTCCGGAGATTTATTTTGGCGAACTTTCCAACGACCATGTGTTTGTCAATACGGGCACTAAGGAATTCGACTATCCCGAGGGAGAAAAGAACGTCTATAAAAACTATGAGGGCAAAGGCGGTTTCGCTATTGGGTCTTTCATTCGTAAAGCCCTTCTGGCCGCCCGGTTCAAGACGATGAAAATCCTCTTCTCAGAGGATATCGAAAATGAAAGCCGCGTTCTGATGTACCGCAACATCACCGAGCGCGTGCAAAAAGTGGCGCCCTTTCTCAAGCTGGATAAGGACCCCTATCTGGTCATATCCAATGGCGGGCTGTTCTGGATATACGACGCGTATACCGTGAGCGATCGGTTCCCCTATTCACAAATGATCGCAATCCCTCAAAAAGCAAATTATATAAGAAATTCAGTAAAAATCGTGATCGACGCCTATGAAGGTTCCATGAACTTTTATATTTCCGATCCCAAGGACCCGGTCATCCTCACCTATCAGCGTATCTTTCCCAATCTGTTCCAGGACTTGAAAGAGATGAACGAGGACTTGAAAAGCCACATCCGTTATCCTTCCGACCTGTTCGCGATTCAAACCGCCCTTTATGCGACGTACCACATGAAAACCCCGCAGGTTTTCTATAACAAAGAGGACCAATGGGAAATTCCCAAGATTGACGGAAAGTTCATGCTTCCTTATTACACCATCATGAAGCTTCCCTCCAAGGAAAAGGAAGAGTATATTCTCATGCTTCCCTTCACTCCGCAGGGTAAGAGCAACCTTTCGGCCTGGATGGTGGCCCGAAGTGACGGCGAAGACTACGGCAAACTGGTTGTATACACCTTTCCCAAACAAAAACTGGTATACGGCCCCAGCCAGATCGTTGCCCGCATCAATCAGGAAGCGGAGATTTCCCGTCAGGTTTCCCTGTGGGACCAGCGCGGGTCCAGCGTCATTCAGGGAACCCTGCTGGTCATTCCCGTTGAAGAGGCCCTGCTCTATGTCCGTCCCCTGTATCTCAAGGCCGATGCGGGAAAAATCCCCGAGTTGAAACGGGTCATTGTCGGTTATGAGGACAACATCGCCATGGAGCCGACCCTCGATCAGGCCCTGCAGAAGATTTTCGGCGGCCTTATGGGAAAAGAACCCAGGGAAGGGATGGTGGATGAAAGACGGGATTTGCCTGAAGGACAACGGTCTTCCGACGGTGAAAACGTCGTGCTCCGTCAATCCGATTATATGAAGATCAAAAGCATCTTTGACCGGGTGATGCAGTCACAACAGGATCTGGACAAGACCCTGGCCGATTACAAAAAAGATCTCCGGTCTCTGGGGGAAGTGTTAGGAGAAGCGGAGGCGAAGGAATCCGAAAAAACCGTCAGCCCTGAACAAGTGGGAACAAGCTCCAAATAA
- the purF gene encoding amidophosphoribosyltransferase, with translation MLDKFHDECGVVGVYGHPEAANLVYLGLYSLQHRGQESAGIASSRDGKLHLEVGMGLVADVFQGDRLLKLSGPMALGHNRYSTAGDSALQNAQPCLTNYSEGSLALAHNGNLVNAVSIRQRLAASGSIFQSTNDSEVIVHLMARAKDETFVDRAATALTEVKGAYSLILMTEDEMIAARDPQGFRPLCLGKLDDAYMVASESCAFDLIEGEFIRELEPGELLLINKDGLKSYFPFQKTQTRQCVFEHIYFSRPDSYLFNKSVYETRKEMGRALAQEHPADADIVVPVPDSGVISAMGFSEESGIPYDMGLIRNHYVGRTFIEPQSQIRHFGVKVKLNAVKPVLEGKKVVIIDDSIVRGTTSRKIVKMIRDAGAKEVHIRISSPPILFSCFYGIDTPNKSELLASKHDLNGIKEFLQADSVHYISIEKMLSVFKDHSGDYCTACFDGNYPVKIEDQESDTEQLDLFMAPQQ, from the coding sequence ATGCTCGATAAATTTCATGATGAATGTGGAGTGGTGGGGGTTTATGGCCATCCGGAAGCCGCGAATCTGGTTTATCTCGGGCTTTATTCGCTTCAACACCGGGGACAGGAAAGCGCGGGTATCGCTTCCAGCCGCGATGGGAAGCTGCATCTGGAAGTCGGTATGGGTCTGGTGGCCGATGTATTTCAAGGCGACCGTCTGCTAAAACTTTCAGGTCCTATGGCCCTCGGGCACAATCGTTATTCCACCGCCGGCGACAGCGCTTTACAAAATGCGCAACCCTGCCTGACCAATTACTCGGAAGGCTCACTGGCTCTGGCGCACAATGGAAACCTGGTGAATGCTGTGTCCATCCGTCAACGGCTCGCCGCTTCGGGTTCGATATTCCAGTCCACGAACGACAGCGAAGTCATCGTCCATTTGATGGCCCGGGCCAAGGACGAGACCTTTGTCGATCGCGCCGCCACCGCACTGACAGAAGTGAAAGGGGCTTATTCTCTCATTTTAATGACCGAAGACGAGATGATCGCCGCACGCGATCCGCAGGGCTTTCGTCCTTTGTGTCTGGGAAAGCTGGATGACGCCTACATGGTCGCTTCCGAATCCTGTGCCTTTGACTTGATCGAAGGGGAATTCATCCGCGAGTTAGAGCCCGGAGAGTTACTGCTCATCAATAAAGACGGTTTAAAATCTTACTTTCCTTTTCAGAAAACCCAAACCCGGCAATGTGTCTTCGAACACATTTACTTTTCCAGGCCAGACAGTTATCTGTTCAACAAATCCGTCTATGAAACCAGAAAGGAAATGGGCCGAGCGTTGGCACAGGAACACCCTGCGGATGCGGACATCGTGGTTCCCGTTCCCGACTCCGGCGTGATTTCAGCTATGGGGTTTTCTGAGGAGTCTGGAATTCCCTACGACATGGGCCTCATCCGAAATCATTATGTGGGACGGACGTTCATCGAACCGCAATCGCAGATTCGTCATTTTGGGGTCAAAGTAAAATTGAATGCGGTCAAACCGGTTCTTGAAGGAAAGAAAGTCGTGATCATCGATGATTCGATCGTGCGCGGAACCACCAGCCGAAAAATCGTGAAAATGATTCGCGATGCCGGAGCTAAGGAAGTCCATATCCGCATCAGTTCGCCGCCGATCCTGTTTTCCTGTTTTTACGGAATCGACACGCCCAACAAAAGCGAGTTGCTCGCATCCAAGCACGATCTTAATGGAATCAAGGAATTTCTACAGGCCGACTCGGTTCACTACATCAGTATCGAGAAAATGCTATCGGTTTTCAAGGATCATAGTGGAGACTACTGCACCGCCTGTTTCGACGGGAATTATCCGGTGAAAATCGAGGATCAAGAATCCGATACCGAGCAGTTGGACCTGTTCATGGCCCCTCAGCAATAA